The Etheostoma cragini isolate CJK2018 chromosome 15, CSU_Ecrag_1.0, whole genome shotgun sequence genome window below encodes:
- the hoatz gene encoding UPF0722 protein C11orf88 homolog, giving the protein MSEPPEQEDFDKCFTVFDGSSPEDVSHARQLWSSMSLLPPLESRLVSADISQRLPVSRTQRSGSIMSKQPVAQPPSIPALRQRREERQRYVAMADQRREILALLRRQREQRIQKELLSLDFKPNLKFGRDKILKMQNPPDSEMDDKELEKQLK; this is encoded by the coding sequence ATGTCCGAGCCCCCGGAGCAGGAGGACTTTGATAAATGCTTCACCGTGTTTGACGGCTCTTCTCCGGAGGACGTGTCCCACGCACGGCAGCTGTGGAGCTCAATGTCTCTCCTGCCGCCCTTGGAATCCCGGCTGGTGTCCGCGGACATCAGTCAGAGACTGCCCGTGTCCCGGACGCAGCGCAGCGGCAGCATCATGTCCAAACAGCCCGTCGCGCAGCCGCCGAGTATCCCTGCTCTCCGGCAGAGACGGGAGGAGAGGCAGCGGTATGTGGCCATGGCGGACCAGAGGAGGGAGATCCTGGCTCTGCTGAGGAGGCAGAGGGAGCAGAGGATCCAGAAGGAGCTGCTGTCTCTGGACTTCAAACCTAACTTGAAGTTCGGCCGAGATAAAATATTGAAGATGCAAAACCCCCCAGACTCTGAGATGGACGACAAAGAGCTGGAGAAGCAACTGAAGTAA